A genomic region of Carassius carassius chromosome 13, fCarCar2.1, whole genome shotgun sequence contains the following coding sequences:
- the LOC132155943 gene encoding secretogranin-3-like, translated as MASQRVGFVVILAVISQISAFPTPAGPDDKSMHNRELTEEKPLEQQIAEADSIRRTEPKPTPPAEAESDAEDDDITFLKSLAEKSKESNNETPISDSVDERYGTDEADSTKNRRLVDDYDSTKNGMDYKYQDDPESFRQLDGTPLTAHDIVQKIANKIYEEDDRGVFDRIVSKLLKLGLITDSQAETLEYEVAEALQDLITKNAKDNIIGDLSMDYPGNAEKDIQNSMDEEDRPSRGYDEDKGDDDEDGGNDNNGDEEQEEESRDDIVRAEDSWDGVSDGNDRNELNPEDGLQDLQFFPNFYRLLKSLDSERDKEERETLITIMKTLIDFVKMMVKYESITPEEGVSYLENLDAMIAQQTKNKLGKSLVPLSITPPTGKALEDDDNTKTEAAKMQKEHESLKDSTKDIQSAAEISHPGKSESYLEAIRKNIEWLKKHNKESNKEDYDLSKLRDVMDQQVDAYIDKGILEKEDGDVIKRIYGSL; from the exons ATGGCGTCACAACGCGTAGGGTTTGTGGTTATCCTTGCTGTAATATCGCAGATCAGCGCGTTTCCCACACCTGCCGGACCCGACG ATAAAAGCATGCATAACCGTGAGCTGACTGAGGAGAAGCCATTAGAACAGCAG ATTGCAGAAGCTGATAGCATCAGGAGGACAG AACCCAAGCCAACGCCACCAGCTGAGGCAGAGTCAGACGCTGAGGATGATGATATCACTTTCCTTAAGTCTCTGGCTGAGAAGTCCAAAGAGTCAAACAATGAGACTCCTATCTCAGATTCTGTGGATGAGCGATACGGTACTGATGAGGCTGACAGTACCAAAAACAGAAGACTGGTTGATGACTATGACTCTACTAAGAATGGGATGGACTACAAATACCAAG ATGATCCTGAAAGTTTTCGGCAGCTGGATGGGACCCCGCTAACAGCTCATGACATCGTCCAGAAAATCGCCAACAAAATCTACGAAGAGGATGACCGGGGAGTGTTTGACAGAATTGTGTCTAAACTGCTCAAGTTGGGTCTA ATCACAGACAGTCAGGCAGAGACGCTGGAGTACGAGGTTGCTGAAGCCCTGCAGGATCTGATCACCAAAAATGCCAAAGATAACATAATTGGCGACCTCAGTATGGATTACCCTGGTAATGCAGAAAAGGATATACAGAACAGTATG GATGAGGAAGACAGGCCCAGTAGAGGATATGATGAGGATAAAGGTGATGACGATGAGGATGGTGGCAATGATAATAATGGTGATGAAGAGCAGGAGGAGGAGAGCAGAGATGATATAGTGAGGGCTGAAGACTCATGGGACGGCGTGAGCGATGGGAACGACAGAAACGAACTGAATCCAGAAGACGGACTGCAGGACCTTCAATTCTTCCCCAACTTTTACAGACTCCTTAAGAGTCTCGACTCAG AGCGagataaagaggagagagaaacaCTGATCACCATCATGAAGACCTTGATTGACTTTGTGAAGATGATGGTCAAATATGAAAGCATCACACCTGAAGAAGGAGTGTCTTATCTGG AAAATCTGGATGCAATGATTGCCCAGCAGACCAAAAACAAGCTGGGCAAGTCTCTGGTTCCTCTCAGCATTACACCCCCTACAG GAAAGGCATTGGAGGATGATGACAACACCAAAACAGAAGCTGCCAAAATGCAGAAGGAGCATGAGTCTCTGAAAGACTCGACCAAAGACATCCAGAGTGCTGCTGAAATCA GTCATCCTGGGAAGTCTGAGAGTTATCTGGAGGCAATCAGAAAGAACATTGAATGGCTGAAAAAACACAACAAGGAAAGCAACAAAGAAG ACTATGACCTCTCTAAGCTGAGGGACGTCATGGACCAGCAGGTGGACGCATACATCGACAAAGGCATCCTTGAGAAGGAGGACGGTGACGTCATCAAGAGAATCTACGGAAGCCTGTAG